The following coding sequences lie in one Mustelus asterias unplaced genomic scaffold, sMusAst1.hap1.1 HAP1_SCAFFOLD_152, whole genome shotgun sequence genomic window:
- the LOC144485044 gene encoding histone H1-like → MTETAAAETAPAAAPAQVKSPRKKKAAPRPAAAGPKLGEQILNVVAGCSDRKGMSLAAIKKALAGSGVDVGKRCSQIRLTIKRKVEKGSLVQTKGQGASGSFKLAKKENPGKMGKKVKTPTAKKSLVKKTAAKKVTTKKAAAKKPAAKKLAAKKTPVKKSTVKKTSSKKAATPKKAVKKAALKKKSPVKKVTGGKSVKKVTKSKAKPKVKAAKAKKASGKK, encoded by the coding sequence atgactgaaactgcagccgccgaaacggctcctgcagccgctcccgctcaagtGAAGTCTCCCAGGAAGAAGAAGGCGGCTCCCCGACCTGCGGCAGCCGGTCCCAAGTTAGGCGAGCAGATCCTCAATGTTGTGGCGGGTTGTAGCGATCGCAAGGGGATGTCCCTGGCCGCGataaagaaagctttggctggcagcggagtggatgtggggaagcgcTGCTCCCAGATCAGGTTAACTATCAAGAGGAAGGTGGAGAAAGGCTCTCTGGTGCAGACAAAGGGACAGGGCGCCTCCGGCTCCTTCAAACTCGCTAAGAAGGAAAACCcggggaaaatgggaaagaaggtgaagacaccaacagccaagaaatctttagtaaagaaaacagcggccaagaaggtgacaacaaagaaagcagcagccaagaaacccgcagcaaagaaactcgcagcaaagaaaactccagtgaagaaatcaacagtgaagaaaacaagcagcaagaaggcggcaactccaaaaaaggcggtGAAGAAAGCAGCCCTGAAGAAAAAGTCTCCTGTGAAGAAGGTGACGGGCGGAAAGTCTGTCAAAAAAGTGACAAAATCGAAGGCcaaacccaaagtgaaagcagcaaaagcgaagaaagcgtcaggaaagaagtga